One Henriciella litoralis genomic window carries:
- the fliN gene encoding flagellar motor switch protein FliN, which translates to MSANRAPDAGLFDVPVRVDVVLGEARIPIEELMALSHGEIVALEKSVTEPVDIYVSDRLMARGRLVVADGQLGVKLSEIIDERKAA; encoded by the coding sequence ATGAGCGCTAACCGTGCACCAGACGCAGGTCTGTTCGATGTCCCCGTACGCGTTGATGTCGTGCTGGGTGAAGCCCGTATTCCCATCGAGGAATTGATGGCGCTCTCGCACGGCGAGATTGTCGCGCTGGAAAAATCCGTCACTGAACCTGTCGACATCTATGTCTCTGACCGCCTCATGGCGCGCGGCCGACTGGTGGTCGCTGATGGACAGCTCGGCGTGAAACTTTCAGAGATCATCGACGAGCGCAAAGCCGCCTGA
- a CDS encoding flagellar biosynthesis protein FlhF encodes MRMKMFAAESVEAAKAMIFAEMGDDAIILSEREVPGGVEVRAATDKLGGGMVPSDPRFLTRLNRPVGAAPRPQENPLRNRVRDALIWHGAPQRFAERVADAGAPMCARSQDPAEIMASGLDALITCDPIPPMPTRDILLVGPPGHGRTAVAAKLTRRAAVAKAKILPVAADLDATAGGAQLAAYLELEQKQIRVAKTPDDLFNLLKTARQNSERCVIDLPAIVPFDEEDMGNLEQLISVIDAEPVLVLSTEGHPDDLADIARAFARVGVRRAIITKLDVTRRRGGVVAALSGAGIAFAHLGVTPFIGGGLVPAAPGRLSRILLEEAPADIALRGAA; translated from the coding sequence ATGCGCATGAAAATGTTCGCAGCTGAAAGCGTCGAAGCGGCCAAGGCAATGATCTTTGCCGAGATGGGCGACGACGCGATTATTCTTTCAGAACGCGAAGTTCCTGGCGGCGTGGAAGTGCGTGCAGCGACGGACAAGCTGGGCGGCGGTATGGTGCCTAGCGATCCGCGCTTCCTGACACGTTTGAACCGGCCTGTAGGCGCCGCCCCACGGCCACAGGAAAATCCACTCCGTAATCGCGTGCGCGATGCCTTGATCTGGCATGGCGCACCACAGAGATTTGCTGAGCGTGTTGCAGACGCAGGCGCGCCCATGTGTGCGCGGTCGCAAGACCCGGCCGAGATTATGGCCAGCGGCCTCGATGCCCTGATCACATGTGATCCGATCCCGCCAATGCCGACGCGCGACATTCTTCTTGTTGGCCCTCCAGGCCATGGCCGAACAGCTGTCGCCGCTAAACTCACGCGCCGCGCGGCGGTCGCCAAAGCCAAGATTCTGCCAGTCGCAGCTGACCTTGATGCCACCGCTGGCGGCGCACAGCTTGCTGCCTATCTGGAGCTTGAACAAAAACAGATCCGTGTCGCAAAGACGCCGGATGACCTGTTCAATCTTCTGAAAACAGCCCGTCAAAACTCAGAACGCTGCGTCATCGACCTTCCCGCAATCGTGCCCTTCGATGAAGAAGACATGGGAAATCTCGAGCAACTGATTTCCGTCATTGATGCCGAGCCGGTGCTCGTGCTTTCAACCGAAGGACACCCCGATGACCTCGCAGACATTGCCCGCGCCTTCGCGCGCGTCGGTGTTCGCCGGGCCATTATAACCAAACTCGATGTTACCCGCCGAAGAGGCGGTGTCGTCGCCGCCCTTTCCGGCGCAGGTATCGCATTTGCCCATCTCGGCGTGACACCATTCATCGGCGGCGGACTAGTCCCGGCCGCTCCAGGCCGGCTTTCAAGAATCCTGCTGGAAGAAGCTCCAGCAGATATCGCACTAAGAGGAGCTGCATGA
- the sciP gene encoding CtrA inhibitor SciP yields the protein MAQQNARTFSVNGPDGQPLTREDLPPPGIRRWVTRRKAEVVAAVRGGLLSKNEACERYALSEEELAGWARLYEEFGTKGLRTTRLQKYRA from the coding sequence ATGGCGCAGCAGAATGCGAGAACTTTTAGTGTAAATGGCCCGGATGGGCAGCCACTGACCCGGGAGGACTTGCCGCCTCCCGGTATCCGTCGCTGGGTTACCCGCCGCAAGGCAGAAGTGGTGGCAGCCGTGCGCGGCGGCCTCCTGTCCAAAAACGAAGCTTGCGAGCGATACGCCCTCTCGGAAGAAGAGCTGGCCGGCTGGGCACGTCTTTACGAGGAATTTGGCACCAAGGGCCTGCGCACGACGCGGCTCCAGAAGTATCGTGCCTAA
- the mnmA gene encoding tRNA 2-thiouridine(34) synthase MnmA gives MVDGLNSLGFAKPPSETRVVAAMSGGVDSSVVAALLKDEGYDVVGITLQLYDHGAAIEKKGACCAGQDIHDARNVADQIGIPHYVLDYESRFREQVMEDFADTYLSGSTPIPCIRCNQTVKFSDLLKTAKELGADCLATGHYIQRTDDGNGPELHRAADASRDQSYFLFATTREQLDYVRFPLGGLPKTQVRELAERFNLPVASKPDSQDICFVPQGSYADVVEKLRPGSGRGGDIVHLDGRVLGQHDGVIRYTVGQRRGLGVATGEPLFVVKIDAPKRQVIVGPREALLTAGLTMEELNWLGDGSLEEACDRGEAVLARVRSTREPLPAHLGWLKDQPAVYFSIPEEGVAKGQACVLYDSLSKSRILGGGFISSTIPADERILA, from the coding sequence ATGGTGGATGGTCTCAATTCACTTGGGTTTGCAAAACCCCCTTCGGAAACACGCGTTGTGGCCGCCATGTCGGGCGGCGTCGACAGCTCCGTCGTAGCCGCCCTCCTCAAGGATGAAGGCTATGACGTGGTTGGTATCACGCTGCAGCTTTATGACCACGGCGCTGCGATCGAGAAGAAGGGCGCCTGCTGCGCTGGGCAGGACATTCACGACGCGCGCAATGTCGCTGACCAGATCGGCATCCCCCATTATGTGCTCGACTATGAAAGCCGCTTTCGCGAGCAGGTGATGGAAGACTTTGCCGACACATATCTGTCCGGCTCCACGCCCATCCCCTGCATCCGCTGCAATCAGACGGTGAAGTTCTCGGATTTGCTGAAAACGGCCAAGGAGCTTGGCGCCGATTGCCTCGCCACGGGTCATTACATCCAACGCACCGATGACGGAAACGGCCCCGAGCTGCACCGCGCCGCCGATGCCTCGCGTGACCAGTCCTACTTTCTGTTCGCCACAACGCGTGAGCAGCTGGACTATGTCCGCTTTCCCCTTGGCGGCCTGCCGAAGACGCAAGTGCGTGAACTTGCAGAGCGGTTCAACCTGCCTGTCGCCTCAAAGCCCGACAGCCAGGATATCTGCTTCGTACCGCAAGGCTCTTACGCCGATGTCGTTGAAAAACTCCGCCCTGGTTCGGGGCGCGGCGGCGATATCGTCCATCTTGATGGCCGGGTGCTCGGACAGCATGACGGCGTCATTCGCTACACGGTCGGTCAGCGCCGGGGTCTGGGCGTCGCAACCGGCGAGCCGCTCTTCGTTGTGAAGATTGATGCGCCCAAGCGTCAGGTCATTGTCGGCCCGCGCGAAGCGCTGCTCACGGCGGGTCTGACCATGGAAGAGCTGAACTGGCTCGGCGATGGCTCGCTGGAAGAGGCGTGTGACCGCGGCGAGGCGGTTCTGGCACGCGTACGATCCACGCGTGAGCCCCTTCCCGCGCATCTTGGATGGTTGAAAGATCAACCAGCAGTGTACTTTTCGATCCCTGAAGAAGGGGTCGCAAAGGGCCAAGCGTGCGTCCTGTACGATTCTTTATCAAAAAGTCGTATCCTTGGGGGTGGTTTTATTTCGTCCACAATCCCTGCGGATGAGCGGATTCTCGCCTAA
- a CDS encoding flagellar motor switch protein FliG, giving the protein MSLLARLQTTETAIAPGVAKAARLMRALGPAAAQIWGELSPDDSRELRAAMTSGEIDLSEPSSTEAAALVSELEMTRPPFSAPSEVPAMTGIWSRISAMAPAQLANAIRNEHPQTIALILSRLSPPTASQAVRALPRLIAIDALRRLLHLGRPTQSSTSIIAKSLCADLEGSGSSGAGQGDEAVARIFDRLDTATEEGLLSSLDKSEPGARERIRALMFTFDDLARLGPAAIQTILSSVDRADLATTLKGASAPVCEAFFLNMTQRAGDMLRAEIEALGPVRRSVIDAARDEITTLARTLARRGDILSADHEDDELVE; this is encoded by the coding sequence ATGAGCCTTCTTGCCCGTTTGCAAACCACCGAGACCGCGATCGCGCCAGGCGTCGCCAAAGCGGCCCGCCTGATGCGTGCGCTTGGGCCGGCTGCCGCGCAGATCTGGGGTGAGCTGTCTCCTGACGATTCGAGAGAATTGCGCGCCGCGATGACGTCCGGCGAGATTGATCTCAGCGAGCCGTCATCGACAGAGGCCGCAGCCCTTGTTTCCGAACTGGAGATGACGCGCCCGCCTTTCAGCGCGCCGTCCGAGGTGCCTGCCATGACAGGTATCTGGTCGCGCATATCAGCCATGGCGCCAGCCCAACTCGCCAACGCCATTCGCAACGAGCACCCGCAGACAATCGCGCTTATCCTGTCGCGGCTCTCCCCGCCAACCGCCTCTCAGGCCGTTCGGGCTTTGCCGCGCCTCATAGCCATCGATGCCCTGCGCCGTTTGCTCCATCTCGGGCGCCCGACGCAGTCATCGACATCGATCATCGCAAAGTCGCTGTGTGCAGACCTGGAAGGGTCAGGCTCGTCAGGTGCCGGCCAGGGCGATGAAGCCGTGGCCCGGATTTTTGACCGTCTCGATACTGCCACCGAGGAAGGCCTCCTGTCGTCCCTCGACAAGTCCGAGCCGGGCGCGCGCGAGCGTATCCGCGCGCTAATGTTTACGTTTGACGACCTCGCGCGCCTCGGACCAGCCGCCATCCAGACCATTCTGTCCAGCGTCGACCGGGCAGATCTCGCCACCACGCTGAAAGGCGCAAGTGCCCCGGTCTGCGAAGCGTTCTTCCTCAATATGACCCAGCGCGCAGGCGATATGTTGCGCGCAGAAATCGAGGCACTCGGCCCGGTCCGCAGATCGGTCATCGATGCTGCTCGCGATGAGATTACGACTCTCGCCCGCACGCTCGCGCGGCGCGGTGATATTCTCTCGGCAGATCATGAAGACGATGAGTTGGTCGAATGA
- a CDS encoding tetratricopeptide repeat protein, whose amino-acid sequence MRRMESERIGAIQYRYRFDDLIFDVAAMTLVRAGERVSVERTPLHLLRVLIENVDEVVTKDELLEAVWPGVITVENVLPNAIAKLRKALGEDLAQRIVTHPRIGYRFQGPIERQAVGRKLSSAHEFAKGQAVPRRPNWLLETQLSARSGREVWTAQHRKTGEPRIFKFASSGEALSSLKREVTLFRLAKQSLAGSLPIAEIIDWNFESEPFFIECEVAGEDFQKWARNKGLSNLSFAERMSLSGQIASAVARIHELGILHGDLKPSNIVISPIPGNEADQHQIKLIDLGSSRLTDRKALDQANLTVMGLTVDAEGNPEHGTPVYMAPERMRGQPSSTLGDIYSLGIIVYQIMAADIDKPLATGWEADIEHPLLRDFIATAVRGDAEMRLRSAGQLAEQLSNFWKYEQEWQNQHELETLSQEADAKLRRMRARRPWMIATASALVVALVGSTTFALSAHQANEKLRVSGQQLEASNTFLTEILVSGDPRTLGGSPDQTVADALSRASDIMPEIYADDSETQIYLLQTLGRVESGLGRFSESASAYQNALTLSESLYPPSSAQVQTARFDLSDAFVQNSEFDAAGDVIKRAEEASGGKFEGVVRLRHARSKGRLALHELQLEDASYWYETALEVLDEEDAENLTMRSVIMRNLAQVYSRTEQHDLAISLLEQLLEPPYADGVLEEWELADAKSLLGAAYMYNRQYELAEKTILAAVSEMEVIYGPDGSQTLKAMNDLGVLYGDLARWSEAAEIFTRLRESVCASHGEQHMQCLAYLANEGITLVEAEKYAEAALAIRAARDGFAASAGEDYAGVHLLDYHLSVICLETGCVDEAGAILGGLRRDLLEIASPTARWDLLLPAAVFRQRILAGKHTSDDIEALQGIVDEMIAIETDPKLVERTSQQL is encoded by the coding sequence ATGCGCCGTATGGAGTCAGAGCGCATTGGGGCTATTCAGTATCGATACCGTTTCGATGATCTGATTTTTGACGTCGCCGCGATGACCTTGGTAAGGGCTGGCGAACGGGTTTCTGTTGAACGAACACCTTTGCATTTGCTTCGAGTGTTGATCGAGAACGTCGATGAAGTCGTTACCAAAGATGAGCTTCTCGAAGCCGTCTGGCCCGGTGTCATCACTGTTGAAAACGTCCTGCCCAACGCCATAGCAAAATTGCGAAAAGCGCTCGGAGAAGATCTGGCGCAGCGGATCGTGACACATCCCCGAATTGGCTATCGCTTTCAGGGGCCAATTGAGCGTCAGGCCGTCGGACGAAAGCTGTCAAGCGCCCATGAGTTTGCCAAAGGGCAAGCCGTGCCAAGACGGCCCAACTGGTTGCTGGAGACACAGCTATCTGCTCGGTCGGGGCGCGAAGTCTGGACAGCGCAACATCGCAAAACAGGCGAGCCGCGGATTTTCAAGTTTGCGAGTTCTGGAGAGGCGCTTTCGTCACTGAAGCGCGAGGTGACGCTGTTCCGGCTTGCAAAGCAGTCTTTGGCCGGATCGCTGCCGATTGCTGAAATAATCGACTGGAATTTTGAATCCGAACCTTTCTTCATTGAATGTGAAGTGGCCGGCGAAGACTTTCAGAAATGGGCGCGCAATAAAGGTCTTTCAAATCTGAGTTTTGCCGAGCGGATGAGTCTCTCCGGACAAATCGCATCAGCGGTCGCCCGGATTCACGAACTGGGAATATTGCACGGCGACCTCAAGCCTTCGAATATCGTGATTTCACCGATACCGGGAAATGAAGCCGACCAGCATCAGATCAAATTGATTGATCTCGGCAGTAGCCGATTGACCGACAGGAAAGCTCTGGATCAGGCAAATCTCACGGTAATGGGCCTTACCGTTGATGCCGAGGGAAATCCCGAACACGGAACGCCGGTATATATGGCCCCGGAGCGGATGCGTGGTCAGCCATCCAGCACGTTGGGAGATATCTATTCCCTTGGAATTATCGTCTACCAGATCATGGCTGCAGATATCGACAAGCCGCTGGCGACAGGCTGGGAAGCCGATATCGAGCATCCATTATTGCGAGACTTTATTGCTACAGCGGTTCGGGGCGATGCCGAAATGCGGTTGCGATCTGCGGGCCAATTGGCCGAGCAGCTGTCGAATTTCTGGAAGTACGAGCAGGAATGGCAGAACCAGCATGAACTCGAAACCCTGTCACAGGAAGCCGATGCGAAACTTCGGCGTATGCGTGCGCGAAGACCATGGATGATCGCAACAGCCAGCGCGCTCGTGGTTGCGCTTGTTGGGTCGACGACTTTCGCGCTGTCTGCTCATCAAGCAAACGAGAAGCTGCGTGTTAGCGGCCAGCAGCTGGAAGCGAGCAATACATTTCTGACAGAGATTCTGGTCAGCGGCGATCCGCGAACGCTGGGAGGCTCTCCCGACCAGACCGTTGCTGATGCATTGTCCCGTGCCAGTGACATCATGCCGGAGATCTATGCCGATGATAGCGAAACACAGATATACCTTTTGCAAACGCTGGGACGTGTCGAAAGCGGGCTAGGGCGCTTTTCTGAAAGCGCGTCAGCATATCAAAACGCGCTGACATTGTCGGAAAGCCTCTACCCGCCTTCCAGTGCGCAAGTGCAAACCGCTCGCTTCGACCTTTCAGATGCATTCGTGCAGAACTCTGAATTTGACGCCGCTGGGGATGTCATAAAGCGCGCCGAGGAGGCGTCCGGAGGCAAATTTGAGGGGGTGGTGCGGTTGCGCCATGCGCGCTCCAAAGGCCGACTCGCCTTGCATGAACTCCAGCTTGAAGATGCCAGTTACTGGTACGAGACGGCATTGGAGGTGCTCGACGAGGAAGACGCCGAAAACCTCACCATGCGTTCTGTGATCATGCGTAATCTAGCTCAGGTGTACAGCCGGACAGAGCAGCACGACCTTGCAATTTCGCTGTTGGAACAACTGCTTGAGCCACCCTACGCCGATGGCGTGTTAGAAGAGTGGGAGCTGGCCGACGCCAAGAGCCTGCTCGGAGCCGCTTACATGTATAATCGGCAGTATGAACTCGCCGAAAAGACAATTCTTGCGGCCGTCAGCGAAATGGAGGTGATATATGGGCCCGACGGATCACAGACCCTGAAAGCCATGAATGACCTTGGTGTTCTGTATGGCGATCTAGCGCGATGGTCTGAGGCTGCAGAGATTTTTACTCGTCTGCGCGAGAGTGTTTGCGCCTCCCATGGAGAGCAACACATGCAGTGTCTGGCTTATCTGGCAAACGAAGGGATTACACTCGTTGAAGCCGAGAAATACGCAGAGGCTGCTCTCGCTATTCGCGCGGCTCGGGACGGTTTTGCAGCGTCGGCAGGTGAAGATTATGCCGGCGTGCATCTGCTAGACTATCATCTTTCGGTCATCTGTCTGGAAACCGGCTGTGTTGATGAAGCCGGTGCTATCCTTGGGGGATTGCGCCGGGATTTGCTGGAGATTGCGTCTCCAACGGCACGTTGGGATCTTTTGCTTCCTGCGGCGGTATTCAGACAGCGAATTCTCGCAGGCAAGCACACTTCCGATGATATCGAAGCGCTTCAGGGCATTGTCGATGAAATGATTGCAATCGAGACGGA